The following coding sequences are from one Humulus lupulus chromosome X, drHumLupu1.1, whole genome shotgun sequence window:
- the LOC133804346 gene encoding phospholipid-transporting ATPase 2-like — MDAMIDKLTGAIFVFQIVFVMVLGVAGNVWKDTEARKQWYAEYPEEGPWYELLVIPLRFELLCSIMIPISIKVSLDLVKSLYAKFIYWDDKMIDHETITPAHATNTAISEDLGQVEYILTDKTGTLTENKMIFRRCCISGIFYGNETGDALKDARLLNAVASGSPDVIRFLTIMAICNTIIPVQR; from the exons ATGGATGCTATGATCGACAAGTTGACTGGAGCtatatttgtttttcaaattGTCTTTGTTATGGTTCTTGGTGTAGCTGGTAATGTATGGAAGGATACGGAAGCAAGGAAg caatggtatgccGAGTATCCCGAGGAAGGTCCATGGTATGAACTGTTGGTCATTCCACTTCGTTTTGAGCTACTTTGTTCTATCATGATCCCCATATCAATTAAG GTGTCCCTTGACCTTGTGAAGAGCTTGTATGCAAAGTTTATTTATTGGGATGATAAAATGATTGACCATGAGACTATTACTCCAGCCCATGCAACAAA TACAGCAATCAGCGAGGACTTGGGCCAGGTTGAGTACATTTTGACTGACAAAACTGGTACTCTAACAGAAAATAAGATGATCTTTAGAAGGTGTTGTATCAGTGGCATTTTCTATGGAAATGAGACAGGAGATGCCTTAAAAG ATGCAAGGTTGCTCAATGCTGTTGCAAGTGGTTCTCCTGATGTTATACGGTTCCTTACAATTATGGCAATATGTAATACAATAATACCAGTACAGAGGTGA